A segment of the Hemicordylus capensis ecotype Gifberg chromosome 6, rHemCap1.1.pri, whole genome shotgun sequence genome:
ctggtcccactgccaatgcagcgaggCTGATCAATCTCCCCCGCAATCAGGGCCGCGCGGGGGACAGTGGGGAACAGCTGCTTCTTCCCACTGAAGTCTCTGAGCTCTAAATAATCTTTGTCCAGCCGGGATGCATGGCATCTCAGCTCACAAGCAGAAAGTTCCTTCATGaagcttcttcctcttcctcttcctcttcctcttcctcttcttcttctccccagcctccttctgctccccttgcagtagcacaggtagagagaggcagaaagagagaaagctgcaCAAAAGCTTCAGTGAAATTCTTTAGCCCCTTCTCTCCATGACAAGCCACCTGAGATGACTGCTTCTTAACCCTCCAGTACTCGCTCTTCTGGCAAGAAGGTGCTGTGGTTCATTCCCACAGGGAGGTGGCAACTCAGAAGcagaagcagtagcagcagcagtaacgAACAGGTGCCTAGCTAAGTGTCACATCACCTCTCATTCCCCACTTTCGAGGGACACATTCCTCTCTAGAAACATTGTGTCGCCGATCTTGCTCTGcacactctccctcccctcttgttCCCTCTGTCAAAcgaacaacaacaaccaaaaaaggATCTCTCgcctgtgattggttggagaaaaaatcCAGAGCAAGCTGTAGGAACGCACACAGGGAAAAGAttgcagggattgcagagaggagcccaCCCCATGTGGAGTGTCCCATTTAAtccctgaattaaacatcttgcgaatctgctgagaggcagatttgctcttcagataccccagggcatgaaggcatgtgtgaataactcccaggaagcAGAAATGAGCCCAGTGGAGACCctagagcagtgttcttcattgtaaggcctggaggCCAGAGGTAGCCCTCCTCAACCCTAAGTGTAGCCCGCTAATTGCCactaaaagccagtgtggtgtagtggttagagtgctggactaggaccggggagacccgagttcaaatccccactcagccaaaatactagctgggtgactctgggccagtcacttctctctcagcctagcctacttcacagagttgttgtgaaagagaaacttaagtatgtagtacaccactctgggctccttggaggaagagcgggatataaatgtaataataataataataaataatggaccTGTGTAAAATTTTGACCAAAGCTGAATATTCGGCACAGTCCTtagcaccatgtggagatgacaaTTCTAATCATGCTGTGCTGGGAGGGGGTAAATTTACGGGAAAATGAGCCCtcttcggaacataggaagctgccatatagcgagtcagaccattggtccatctggctcagtattgtccacacaggctggcagtgctttcctcctagaactcTGAAGCAtatctcttaaagggccctccaaGCACTGGGGAAAGGGCACTACAGTGCAGAAGGCAGCAGAAGGAGAAATGGCTCCCATATCAAAAGAGGTATGTTtgttttttggccaaagtggcccctgatTGAAAAATAGAGAAGCTCACTGCCCTAGTTTGTGGGGAGCATAAAGTGCTCTTTGCAATGAGAACAGGGGTGTTATCAGTGTGTCCTTATGTTCACCTGTAAAACACTGTAGGATATGCCTTGACAAGGGATGGTTTGGGTTGGAGAAGGGGTGAGAAGGAATCAACCTTTCCCCTGCTAACCATTCTTCCCCTGAACTGCTTTTACGCATGCCAGTGTGGAACATTGCAGTGGTCAGGCAGTAGGATGGGGGAATTTCAGGGAGAAAGTGACTTGGGACTTGCAGGGAAAGGGCTAAGCACTCCCTTCCCCTCTTAGATCAGATGGCCCCGTCCTCCTGAGGATGGTGTGCAATGGAGAAAGTGACATCCTGAGAGTGCCATGTACCCTGCCCCTAACTCCCAGCACTGAAAATCAGGGTTTGAGGTAGCCCAAGTTCAAGTGAAACCCTGATTGAATGGGAGAGAGAGGCTGGGTAGGGTGGTTGGCTGAAGTCTGAGTGTTCTGCAGCTGGAGAAACAACGATTTTGAGAATTACCGTTTTCATGTTTGTTATTAGGTTTCTAGCTTTCATGGCAAGAAAGATTACTTGAAGCATGTGAAGCTTGAAATGTCATAGGATGGAAGCCCAGGGAAGTTGTTGAATTATCAAAAGGTCAGAGAATGTGGTTTTAGCAGAGGTGCAGCTACAGTTgaatggggcaggggcagaggagcatatgtccctgggcccctgagggaggagggcctgctggctgggtgacagcttactTCTGGAGGCCCTCTACATCCCTAGATATTAGGGTCCTGCATAAAACCACATGCCCCTTTCTTTTCCATGAGTGACCAAGTACAATGATGCAACACAATCAAGCATGTGTAAATATTCCACTTTATTCCAGCCGGCAttcttggtacagaatgtggcttaCCTTGGGCAGAAGCAAAACTCGAAAGTTCAGAGTATATACTGGTGGAAACAAGCAATAATCTATTATCACTCTGCAGACTAATGCGTGTATTGCATGTGGCATAAGCTGTGCCAGAGCCATCTCTGATTGGAGATGGGCTGCAACTTTGGCAAATTAAATGGTATCTGGTGGGGAAGAAGCAGAGCTGTGCTACTTGATGCCATCAGGGGGTCTTTGGCTTCTCAGTATCTGCTTTGCCCATACGTTGCAAGAGGGCACCCACATATCTTGGCTGCTGAGGGATATAATCCAAGCAGTACTGGCCACCCAAGTGGGGGCCACAGACCAAGTGGTACTTGAAATCGAGCCGTCCATGGTTCAAATAACAGACTTTGCTTTTAGGTTCTCCAGATTCTAGGGCCACATCGCATGATCCCAGAAGGTCATCATCCCATTTGTTGTCTTCATCCCAGACTTGAACTCGGAGCTTGCTTGTCTCTCCCATGATCTGGACATTTCCCAAATCAATGTGGGTGTTCCatactgggttgttgttgttccaTACGGTGGATGTCTGCATCATCCTCTTTTCGAAAAACACCTTGACATAGGCATCCGTACTGGTAAAATAGTCCCCCCACAAACCATGGGCACGTTGAATCGTCACCGTCAGCTTGGCCATGCCTCGCTGTCGTGAGCAACACATGGAGTTGGTGGTGCCATCACTCGGACACACACAGGAACAGGGGTCCCGGGCACTGCGTTGGGTCCCTGGTGGGCAAGGCTGGGTGCAGTTCCTCCACATGGCTCTTTCTCTCACGTACTCGCTCACCGCCTGccgcaagccctctctcctggggTCCTCTTTGGCCACCAAGGTGTGGATGGGCTCTAAGGAGTAGGAGACCAGGCCAGGCATGGATTTCAGGCCTTCCACCCACTCTTTGAAAATTTCCGTGCCCTGGCTATCAGAAAAGAGCAGGTCTATGTGGCTGTTCCCACCCACAATCTCCAGCTGGCGTTCATTGTACTTCTTGTGGAAGCTGCCCTTGAAcctctgtttttgtttctgctcttcacatttctggtAGGCCGCATCTGCCTTTCCTTTGCCAGAACCAATGCTGACGGCTGCCTCTATGCTCAGGCAGTCTTTGACCTCATCGGCATTCACCCCATCCAGCACCGTCTCACACACCCTCACGGCCGTCACTTCCCTCACGCGTCCTCCCAAGTGAAGCTGTGTTATAAAGTGAGTCCCAAAGGTTCCAATCAGCTGCCGGTATTCCAACTGTGTGCTCTTGTGGTATTTTTCGGGGAGAATCTTCACAGCGTGTCTGAAATGCTCGTTAAGTGGTCGGCGATGGCCAATACGGAACCTAtaaaagaaacaggaagtccgTTCAGAGAGATGAAAGAAAATGGTTATTGGCTTTTGCATACAATTTTGTTTTGGGGTTGGTTATCAGTGCATTATAATTCTGAGAAGAacataatgcccagccaaagaTCTACCAAGCCTATCTAGCCTGGCatcggggcgtagctagggaagagtgggcccatgttctcccctctctccagtggccccttggagtgagggagataatgaagaaaatagggaggggtggggctggagggccctcaggagctggacagcctgggttctttgaacccacccactcaattataactacgcccctgcctggcatttttgttttcagcagtagCCTGCCTGATCCctcaggaagctcacaagcagaacaTGCTAGAACTTGTTGTTCGTCGCCAATATCTGGTAGTTACACGTACAGTGTCTCTGAATAAGGAGGGTCTATCTGTAACTCTTATTATCATTGATGGATGGATCCTTCATGGGTTTgtcaaatcattcattcatttaacatatttgtataccaccccaaacccaagcctctgggtggtttatagggatgtgcgaaacgttttggacacaaaacgttttgtaccccaaacagcctgtttcaggtagacaaaacaaaacacccattttccagatccaaaagttttgtatacaaaacaaaacgtccctgtttcggctacaaaacgttttgttgtttcggatctccattttgtggtgatctctgagtcagtctccattttgtgtttgacatctctttgaatttcccacccttccagcgttctgatcagtgacctaa
Coding sequences within it:
- the LOC128329864 gene encoding perforin-1-like isoform X1; the encoded protein is MSSFFTNINLYKHPRCFPRGPAMLRVGTSSAAQILVFSLLLTAVSPQCRSGMDDECEENGDFVPGHHLAGEGIDITTLERKGANVLDMSQWQKPDGTCTLCQNPLLEGKPLQRLPLAVADWEAKISCQRNVRTSLQESGISVVRAEGTNVKNDWKVGLDVQVKPQVNVQVALAGSHSKMADFTAEKSSRDQYSFASHEVSCSYYRFRIGHRRPLNEHFRHAVKILPEKYHKSTQLEYRQLIGTFGTHFITQLHLGGRVREVTAVRVCETVLDGVNADEVKDCLSIEAAVSIGSGKGKADAAYQKCEEQKQKQRFKGSFHKKYNERQLEIVGGNSHIDLLFSDSQGTEIFKEWVEGLKSMPGLVSYSLEPIHTLVAKEDPRREGLRQAVSEYVRERAMWRNCTQPCPPGTQRSARDPCSCVCPSDGTTNSMCCSRQRGMAKLTVTIQRAHGLWGDYFTSTDAYVKVFFEKRMMQTSTVWNNNNPVWNTHIDLGNVQIMGETSKLRVQVWDEDNKWDDDLLGSCDVALESGEPKSKVCYLNHGRLDFKYHLVCGPHLGGQYCLDYIPQQPRYVGALLQRMGKADTEKPKTP
- the LOC128329864 gene encoding perforin-1-like isoform X2 translates to MLRVGTSSAAQILVFSLLLTAVSPQCRSGMDDECEENGDFVPGHHLAGEGIDITTLERKGANVLDMSQWQKPDGTCTLCQNPLLEGKPLQRLPLAVADWEAKISCQRNVRTSLQESGISVVRAEGTNVKNDWKVGLDVQVKPQVNVQVALAGSHSKMADFTAEKSSRDQYSFASHEVSCSYYRFRIGHRRPLNEHFRHAVKILPEKYHKSTQLEYRQLIGTFGTHFITQLHLGGRVREVTAVRVCETVLDGVNADEVKDCLSIEAAVSIGSGKGKADAAYQKCEEQKQKQRFKGSFHKKYNERQLEIVGGNSHIDLLFSDSQGTEIFKEWVEGLKSMPGLVSYSLEPIHTLVAKEDPRREGLRQAVSEYVRERAMWRNCTQPCPPGTQRSARDPCSCVCPSDGTTNSMCCSRQRGMAKLTVTIQRAHGLWGDYFTSTDAYVKVFFEKRMMQTSTVWNNNNPVWNTHIDLGNVQIMGETSKLRVQVWDEDNKWDDDLLGSCDVALESGEPKSKVCYLNHGRLDFKYHLVCGPHLGGQYCLDYIPQQPRYVGALLQRMGKADTEKPKTP